CGCTGAAGCGGACGTTGCTGACGTGAAAGTAGCGGAACAGCTGGGAGTACTCTGCCTCGCGCAGGTTGCTGGTGTGCGCCTTGCACTCGAAGATCATGCTCGGCTTCCCGTCGTGCAGGATGGCGTAGTCGACCTTCTCGCCCTTTTTCAGGCCGACATCGGCGACCAGCTCGGGCGTGACCTCCATAGGGTTGAACACGTCGTAGCCGAGCAGCTGAATGAAGGGCAGCACGAAGGCGTGCTTGGTGGCCTCCTCGGTGGCGATGTTGACCCGCTGGGCGGCGATGCGGGTGGCGAGTTCACGGAGGCGGTCGGCGAAGTCGGGTGTCGCGGTCATGGATCTCCCTGGTGCAGCGTGATCCCTCAGGCGTACCACGCGGGGAGTGGTCTGTCGTGCTGATGTGACCGCACCCGACCTCGTGCCACACCGCAAAGAGAGGGCCAGTCGCCACATGTGGCTGTACTGGCCCTCTCCCTTACAGGAACCCTGGGCTACCAGTACTCCCCGTCTAGCAGCTCAGAAAGAGTTTTTCTCGGTGCCCAGCGCCAGACTTCCTGAACCGCGGCCCAATGCGTTTCTGCCTCAGGCAACGTCAGGGCCCCAGTTGCCATTTGTTCGGCAAGCAACCCCGGTGTTCCCACGACCTGAAAAGCCCGGTAGGCAACGCCGGGACGAGATTGGCGGTTCAGGTTCTGGATGGTCAGGTAAGCCCCACGGTCGTCCGTGCAGATGCGGAGGCCGGTCTCGTAAGCTTGAAGGATCACCTCCTTCTCGCCGGCGTGGATGGCCGGCAGGGTCTGCGCGTCCAGCGCAGCGAGCAGCTTCACGGCCCCAGGGCTGAGCGTCGAGGCGTCCGGACTGTCCAGCACCGTGATGCCCAGGGCCGTGTACTGCTGCGGGTAGGCCTGGAAGCGCGCCGACCGGACTTGTGCCGTCGCGGGATTCGTCGACAGCGTGGCGGCATCGTGCTTCTCGACACCCACCAGGAGTTCCTGGTGGACACGGCATGGAATGGCCAGATCCCCGCCCACCCAGCGCCGCAGGGTCGCCACTTCACCCAGCACCACAAAGTGCCGGATCGTCACGGTGTCGAGAATCACGACCATAGGCATCCCCTCAGGCCACGTGCTCGTCGTAGAACGCGAGCTCGCTGTCGAGATCCGGCTCCTTCTGGCCGATCACGTACAGGTAACGTTCAAGTTCCTCGAGACTGAGCAGCATCGCCTCAGCCGCCGCAGCCTGGGAGAGCAGGCCATCCTCTAGGCCACTCAAGACCAGAGTGACGTAGGCCTTGGGCAGACCAGACACGATCGCCTCCGGCGTGCTCGAAGGAGGCGTTCCATACTCCCAGGGCTCTAGGACATAGCCCAGCCGCGTGGCACGGCTCAGCGGCGACACCAGCTTGAGCTCGTCAAAGCGCGCAGCGGAAAGGTGGCCCAGACGGCGCAGCCGCACCAGCATGGCCGAGTACGACACCCCGAAATGCCGCTGCAGGTGCACCACGTCATCCGCACCCAGGCCTTCCTCACCCTGCTGCAGGTGCTGGGCGAGGAACAGGTCGATGGCCGTTCGCGGCATCAGGAACGACGAGGCGAAGCGGTCAATCTGGGATTCACTGGGATTCTTCTGTCCCAGGAAGGTCACCGCTGCCTCACCCTGCTTGCGGGCCTCGTAGATGACGTGCCCCAGTTCGTGGGCGGCCGTGAAGATCTGACGGGTCAGGAGCTTATCGCGGTTGACGAGGATCACTGGGCCCAACCCCGGGTAGTTGACGAAGGCCCCTTCCACCCCGTTCTGGCCGAGGGCGATCCGGAAGACCGGAATGCCATGGCTGGAGATCAGGTTGAAGATGCGCGCCCCGACGCTGTCCTCGTCGAGACCCATCTCCTGACGGACGGCCTGGGCATGACCTTCGATGGCGAAATCGCGCAGGCGGCTGTTGCCGCCCTCACGCAGCCAGCGCTCAAGCCGCCCGGGGCCGGTGGACTCGCCGTAATGCGCTTGGAGTTGGGCGTACATCCCACACAGGTGGCCCCACAGCTGGATCGCGGCGCGCGACTCGGCGGAGAGTGGCTGATTGGCGGAGCGGAGTTCCACGGGCACCGCAGTGATATCCGGCTCCTCGTCCATCAGGAACGAGCTGGCGTCGCGGCCATAGAGGCGCGCCAGTTGGAGCAACGTGGTCACGTCGACGGGTCGGTCACCGGTCTCCATGCCGTGGACACGTTGCCGGTCAGTGCCGAGCAGCTTGGCGACGTCGGTCTTGGAGTAGCCGGCGGCCTCGCGCGCGGCCTGCAGGCGGGCGGCCAGACGCGCCTTGGTCTCGTGAGCAGTCATCGGA
This genomic interval from Deinococcus metalli contains the following:
- a CDS encoding helix-turn-helix domain-containing protein, producing the protein MTAHETKARLAARLQAAREAAGYSKTDVAKLLGTDRQRVHGMETGDRPVDVTTLLQLARLYGRDASSFLMDEEPDITAVPVELRSANQPLSAESRAAIQLWGHLCGMYAQLQAHYGESTGPGRLERWLREGGNSRLRDFAIEGHAQAVRQEMGLDEDSVGARIFNLISSHGIPVFRIALGQNGVEGAFVNYPGLGPVILVNRDKLLTRQIFTAAHELGHVIYEARKQGEAAVTFLGQKNPSESQIDRFASSFLMPRTAIDLFLAQHLQQGEEGLGADDVVHLQRHFGVSYSAMLVRLRRLGHLSAARFDELKLVSPLSRATRLGYVLEPWEYGTPPSSTPEAIVSGLPKAYVTLVLSGLEDGLLSQAAAAEAMLLSLEELERYLYVIGQKEPDLDSELAFYDEHVA